The genomic segment GCAGATCGAGCAGACCGTCGCCACCTGGTCGAACGCGCTGCCGGAGAGCGCAGCGCAGCTCATCAGCGAACAGGTCGGGCGGATCGCGGCGACATCCTCGAGGACCCTGGGTTGGGCGCTGCTGGCATCGCTGCTGGGTGCTCTGTGGGCCGCCTCCTCGGGCACCAAAGGCCTCATGAACGCGGTCACCGCCGCCTACAACGAAGATGAGACGCGCGGGTTCCTCAGGGTGCGGGGGATCGCGCTGGCGCTGACCATCGGCGCGATCTTCTTCGCTCTGATCACCATGGGGTTGATCGCTGTGGTTCCGGTTGTACTCGGCGATCTCGGTCTGGGCCAGATCGGCCAGACGCTGATCCGCTGGGGCCGCTGGCCGATCCTGGCGATCGCCGTCGTCCTCGGCTTGGCGGTGATCTACCGGTACGCCCCCGACCGCGACGAGCCCCGCTGGACCTGGATGAGTACCGGCTCTGTCGTCGCGACCATCATCTGGCTGATCGCCTCCGGCGGCTTCGCGTGGTACGTCAACTCGTTCGGGTCCTACGCCGAGACCTACGGTTCGCTGGCGGGCGTGATCGTTCTGATGCTGTGGTTCTTCCTCACCGCGTTCGCCATCCTCATCGGCGCTGAACTGGACGCGCAGCTGGAGCATCAGACCCGGCGCGACACCACCCGTGGCGAGCCGCAGCCGATCGGCCGCCGTGACGCCGACGTGGCCGAGCCCAGACCCGACCGGTCGTCGTCTTGGCACCGTCTCGGGCGCGGTGGCGGTCCATCAGGAACCGCGTCACGGGGTTGATGATCCGCATGGGCCAGTTCGACGGGTGCATCCGCCCGACGGGCGGGCGACCGTCCGTGGCGCTCACTGTGTCGTTCGAGACGAACCCTTACAGCGTGATGACGTGGTCGGGCGGAGCGGCTGCCAGTGCCGCGTACAGGTCCGGGAAGCAGCCGACCTGCACGCCCTCGACCACGTTCGTCGGCTTGCAGTCACCGGGTTCACCTTCGGCCAGGCCGCGGGCGATCGCGCAACGGTCGCACATCATCAGCAGGATGCCGCGTTCCGACGCCTGGCGGGCCAGGCGCTCCCCGAGTGGGTCGCCCTTGCGCAGCACCCAGTTGTTGTCGTCGAAGAAGAAGATGCCGAGGACATCGGCGCCGTGGCCGTCCTCCTCGAGCTGCGGGAGGATCATCTGGCCGAGCTTGTACGCCGCTGCGCTCGGCGTGGCCAACACGTACGCGACCTTCATCCGGGGCTCCTGTCTGCCGGTCGGTCCTGCCGGGTGGTCCATCCTGTCAACGACAGCCGGCCGGGTCCAGCGCTTGCGCCGTTCCGGGCGTGCCACATGGGTCCAGAGTCCGGGCTGTTCCCCGGCGCACCACATGGGTCCGGCGCCTGGGCTGTCGCGGTGCACCACACAGTCCACGCCCGTGCGGGATCACTCGTCGCCGCGGTCGCGCCGTCGGACGGTCCGGAAGGTGACCGAGTAGCGCAGGTCCTTGACCGGGGGGATGCTGTGCTGCCAGGCGGAGCGGGCAGGACCCGACAGCAGGTAGGCTGAGCGGGGCGGAAGGTCGAGGGCGAAGACCGAGCGCGTCCCTCCGCGTATCCGCCGAAGGCGTAGCCGGCAAGGTGCCCCCAGCGAGACGCCGACGACCTTCGCCCCGAACATCGGTGCGTCGCGGTGCCAGCCGATCGTCGCGCCGGGCGGGTACCTCGACACCAGGATCTGTGCGAAGTCGGCGGGGCGCACATCGGCGAACGCGCCGGCCCTGTCCCGCAGCCATCCGAGCTCCGGTGGCAGCGGCTCGGTCGGGTGCAGCCGCCACGTTTCGTACTCGTAGGCGTACCCGAAGTGTCGCACGGTCCGTCGCGCCGCCTGGCCGCGCATCCGGATCTCGTCGAACTCCATCTCCGCGACCACGGCCAGGGCGCGGCGTTCCTCGTCCTTGTCGAGAAAGTCACGTTGGGACACCAGCCCTTGGGGCCGTTCCTCCACGGCAGGTTGACGCGCCACCCAGTCGACGCTAGCCACCGCCGTCCGAGATCTGCACGGCAGCCACCGGCGAACCCTGGCCGGGGTCGATGGGGCGGTTCCAGCCCGTGAACACCGCGGGGATCGCCGCCACAGTCGGCCAAGACCCAGCGACAGGGAGAAACCATGGCCGACAAGGACGTCATCGACCTGATCCGAGACGACCACGAGGAGATCCGCAGGCTGTTCGAGCAGATCGACAAGGCGCCGGCCAACGAGCGCGACGAGCTCTTCGGCCGGTTGGTTCACGAGCTCGCCCGCCACGAAGCCACCGAGGAGGCACTCGTGCACCCCACCTTGCGCGACGAGGTGGCCCAGGGTGAGGCGGTTGCGACCTCCATCCTCAACGAGGAGGAGGAAGCTGAACGGCTGTTGGCGGACATGGAGAAGATGGACCCCGAGGGCGCCCAGTTCCTCGACGCCTTCCGCCGGCTACGCGACATGGTCCTGAACCACGCCGAGCACGAGGAACGCGAGGAGCACCCGCAGCTGCGCTCGGAGCTCACCGGTCAGCGGCTCCACGAGATGGCGGACGGCTTCCGCCGGGTCAAGGAGCAGGCGCCCACGCACCCACACCCCAGGACACCGCAGACGCCCGAGGTTCGCCTGAGCGTCGGACCGATCGCCGGCGTCTTCGACCGCGCCCGCGACGCCGTCAAGAACGTGATGCCCTAGCGCGGCCCCGTTGACGGGGAACGAGCGCCACGACCGTACTCCCCGACCCTGACCAATAATCGATCACTCGTCGGGTAGGGGACGCCATGCCGGATGACAGGCCGGATGACAGGCCGGATGACAGGATCGACCTGGGTGACGCCGTCGGCGAACGCGTCACCGCCCGCGTCGCCGAGGTGATCGGCCGTGCGCGGTTCGACGAGATCGTGGACACGGCCTCGGAGGAGCACACCGCGCGCCTGGCCGCGGCCGAGATCGACAGGTTCCGAGAACCTCTGCGCGTCCACCTGCTGCCGACGATGACCAAGCAGCCGGTCGAACCCGGACCGCCACATCCCTGTACGCCAACTCCCTGCTGCAGACCGCCACCTCCCAGCTCAACCGGGCGGTGCGGCAGGCGACGTCGACGCTCGACGATGTCACCCGTCAGGCCCGGCGAAGCGTCGATCAGGTGTCGCCGCTGCTGTCGCGGGTGACCAACCTGCTGCGCTGGACGCTGTACGAGAACTACGCCGTCACCAGTCACGTCGAGGACGTGCTGGAGATCCGGGCTGTGCCCCTGGTCGCGCAGGTCAAGAAGGACGAGCCCGTCTTCACCGACGAGGACATCGTCGAGTACCGGCGCTACTTCGAGCCCGCGTTGCTCGACCCCCGGCTCGCGGGACACTTCGACACCTTGGCTCGGGCGATCGGTGAGCGGCTCGCCGGCGGCCGCGCCATCAGCGTGGTTCACCTCGTGATCGACTACGCCGCAAGCGTCTTCGGCGCCGACCTCGAGGTGTCGATCGGCGGGTCGTCGCCGGTCCGGGTTCGCCTGGCCGCGGACGGGGCGACCGCGCGGTGCTCGCTCCGTGTGGGGGGGTCCTCCCCGACGCGCTCGGTGACCTCGACCTGCGCCTGACTGCCCGTCCTCCGTCGCCGGTGAATCTGCCCGGCTGGCTCGGCGACGTGGTGGGGGGAGGCCTACCGACAGTTCCTGGCGTCGGGGGAGGTGCGCGTTACGTGGGTGCGGGTTTGGTTCGAGACCGCCCCGACCACCGCCCCGCACCAGATCGAGACCGTGTCGGACACGCTGCGGGTGACCAACGACGCCCGCACCACCACGGCGGCGTTCGATCTGAAGCCGGCGACGACGACGAGGAGGCACAGGACCTGCTGGCGGACGAAGGGGCGGCGACCATCCTGCAACTGGCTGCGCCGTTGCAGGGGTTGCTCGAGCTCACCGACCTGGTGGCAGGCAAGATCCATCCCGCGTTGCTGCCTGCGCCGGCGCCCACCGTGCCAACCGTGGGTGTGGTCGACCTCGCCGGGCTGCTCGGCGGGAACGGCGCCCCGCCTGTTCCGCCGGACCTCTGATGCGGTAGGCGTTCACCCGCCAGCCCATCGGCCCCGCAATCAGCGCTGAGATCACGCCGATGTCCAAGGGGCGAGCACGTCGACCGGGAGGACCGGGCGGAACAGGCGGTCGTGCAGCGCCAGGGCGTACCGGTCGGTCATCCCCGACACGTAGTCGATCACCTGGGTGGCCCGGTCGGCTTCGGTGTCGCGGTACGACGATGGCATCTCGCCGGGGTGCTGCAGGTGGTAGTCGACGAGCTGGCGGATGATCGTGGTCGCGGCCTGCTTCTTCCGGGCGGTGTCCTCGGCTCGGTAGACCCGCTCGAACAGGAACGCCCGCAGCTCGTGCATCACCTCGAGGGCCGCCGGGTCCATCGCGACGGTCCCGGTCGCCAGGCTCTCGTCGAGGACCGCGTCGATCATCGCCCCGATCCACTGGCTGCCGGGCTCGCCGAAGCAGCGGCGGGCGCCGGCCGGTAGATCCTCCCGGTACAGCACGCCGGCGCGCATCGCGTCCAGCGCGTCGTGCGAGAGGTAGGCGATCCGGTCGGCGAAGCGGACCACCTCCCCCTCGCAGGTCGCCGGCGGGGGCTCGACCCGCCACGAGTGGGCCCGGACCCCGTCGAGCACCTCAGCGGTGGGGTTGAGGTCCTCCAGGACCGACAGGATCCGCACGCTCTGCGCCGCGTGGTGCCAGCCGCCGTCCACGTACGGCGACAGCGCCTCCTCGCCGGTGTGTCCGAAGGGCGTGTGGCCGACGTCGTGGCCCAGGGCGATCGCCTCGGCCAGCGGCTCGTTCAACCCCAGCCCGGTGGCCAGCGAACGGGCGACCTGGCTGACCTGCAGGGTGTGGGTCAGCCGGGTCACGACGTGATCCCCCTCGGGATTGAGGAACACCTGCGTCTTGTGCTTGAGGCGGCGGAAGGCCTTGGAGTACAGGATCCGGTCGCGATCCCGCTCGAAGCAGGTGCGCAAGGGGTCCTCCGGCTCGTGACGGACCCGACCCTGCGATGCCGTGGAGCGGGTCGCGGCGGGAGCCAGTCGTCGCTCCTCGCGTTCTCGCTGGGTGCGATCCCGCCGCAGGAACGCCTCACCCATGCCCACCACCTGTTCGCGAGGCGCGATCGTAGGGGCCGGGTGTCACAGCTGGTCCCGTCGCACCGGGCAAGTCATGCACCGCGGACCGCCCCGCCCGCGCGGCAGTTCGTTGGACGGCATGCGGTGGACGGTGATCCCGGCGTCCTCCAGGATCGCGTTGGTGGCGGCGTTGCGTTCGTAGGCCACGACCTCGCCGGGGGCGATCGCCAGGACG from the Actinomycetota bacterium genome contains:
- a CDS encoding hemerythrin domain-containing protein translates to MADKDVIDLIRDDHEEIRRLFEQIDKAPANERDELFGRLVHELARHEATEEALVHPTLRDEVAQGEAVATSILNEEEEAERLLADMEKMDPEGAQFLDAFRRLRDMVLNHAEHEEREEHPQLRSELTGQRLHEMADGFRRVKEQAPTHPHPRTPQTPEVRLSVGPIAGVFDRARDAVKNVMP
- a CDS encoding sulfur reduction protein DsrE; this encodes MKVAYVLATPSAAAYKLGQMILPQLEEDGHGADVLGIFFFDDNNWVLRKGDPLGERLARQASERGILLMMCDRCAIARGLAEGEPGDCKPTNVVEGVQVGCFPDLYAALAAAPPDHVITL
- a CDS encoding alpha-ketoglutarate-dependent dioxygenase AlkB — its product is MEFDEIRMRGQAARRTVRHFGYAYEYETWRLHPTEPLPPELGWLRDRAGAFADVRPADFAQILVSRYPPGATIGWHRDAPMFGAKVVGVSLGAPCRLRLRRIRGGTRSVFALDLPPRSAYLLSGPARSAWQHSIPPVKDLRYSVTFRTVRRRDRGDE
- a CDS encoding YihY/virulence factor BrkB family protein, translating into MADGRAGTEDGMEAEHPDEERLPGATATEPSDSPAGGWKQILLRTKDEIKADRVGLMAAGVAFYAMLAIVPTLIAAITLWGLVSQPAQIEQTVATWSNALPESAAQLISEQVGRIAATSSRTLGWALLASLLGALWAASSGTKGLMNAVTAAYNEDETRGFLRVRGIALALTIGAIFFALITMGLIAVVPVVLGDLGLGQIGQTLIRWGRWPILAIAVVLGLAVIYRYAPDRDEPRWTWMSTGSVVATIIWLIASGGFAWYVNSFGSYAETYGSLAGVIVLMLWFFLTAFAILIGAELDAQLEHQTRRDTTRGEPQPIGRRDADVAEPRPDRSSSWHRLGRGGGPSGTASRG
- a CDS encoding HD domain-containing protein; translated protein: MGEAFLRRDRTQREREERRLAPAATRSTASQGRVRHEPEDPLRTCFERDRDRILYSKAFRRLKHKTQVFLNPEGDHVVTRLTHTLQVSQVARSLATGLGLNEPLAEAIALGHDVGHTPFGHTGEEALSPYVDGGWHHAAQSVRILSVLEDLNPTAEVLDGVRAHSWRVEPPPATCEGEVVRFADRIAYLSHDALDAMRAGVLYREDLPAGARRCFGEPGSQWIGAMIDAVLDESLATGTVAMDPAALEVMHELRAFLFERVYRAEDTARKKQAATTIIRQLVDYHLQHPGEMPSSYRDTEADRATQVIDYVSGMTDRYALALHDRLFRPVLPVDVLAPWTSA